One window of the Zea mays cultivar B73 chromosome 3, Zm-B73-REFERENCE-NAM-5.0, whole genome shotgun sequence genome contains the following:
- the LOC100279064 gene encoding uncharacterized protein isoform X1, which yields MKPQACHGRSMPKQTGVKANGNLADDETAIRRNWTVRNGDPLVHLHIRQPAPRPRPRGGEERRLVPHRIAKLSWASDPEVFYMLNAVARQKELCVAINVCWGDQREKVCDATEDGRSSISSRSSWLAVASARSKGDEKLGRNLGPDKLTH from the exons ATGAAACCACAAGCTTGTCACGGGAGATCGATGCCAAAGCAAACCGGAGTGAAAGCGAACGGAAATCTAGCGGACGACGAGACCGCGATTAGGAGGAATTGGACCGTCCGCAACGGCGACCCGCTCGTGCACCTCCATATCCGGCAGCCGGCACCACGGCCACGGCCGCGAGGAGGCGAAGAACGTCGTCTGGTCCCGCACCGGATCGCTAAGCTGTCATGGGCGTCCGATCCCGAGGTGTTCTACATGCTCAACGCCGTGGCCCGGCAGAAAGAG CTGTGCGTGGCGATCAACGTGTGCTGGGGTGACCAGAGGGAGAAGGTGTGCGACGCGACGGAGGACGGGAGGAGCTCCATCTCGAGTCGCTCGTCATGGCTAGCCGTGGCCTCGGCCAGATCCAAAG GAGACGAAAAATTGGGACGAAACTTGGGTCCAGATAAACTGACACACTGA
- the LOC110091767 gene encoding uncharacterized protein LOC110091767 precursor, which yields MRDWAPSIIATALFALLCPGGVLQMPGRHRPVDLMNMKTSFPSMLVHAVIYFLLLMLFLVILQPHLYI from the coding sequence ATGAGGGACTGGGCGCCGTCGATCATCGCCACGGCGCTGTTCGCGCTCCTGTGCCCGGGCGGCGTGCTGCAGATGCCCGGCCGGCACCGCCCCGTCGACCTCATGAACATGAAGACCAGCTTCCCGTCCATGCTCGTCCACGCCGTCATCTACTTCCTGCTGCTCATGCTCTTCCTCGTCATCCTGCAGCCTCACCTCTACATCTGA
- the LOC100279064 gene encoding uncharacterized protein isoform X2: MKPQACHGRSMPKQTGVKANGNLADDETAIRRNWTVRNGDPLVHLHIRQPAPRPRPRGGEERRLVPHRIAKLSWASDPEVFYMLNAVARQKELCVAINVCWGDQREKVCDATEDGRSSISSRSSWLAVASARSKGKICKLMKYCY; encoded by the exons ATGAAACCACAAGCTTGTCACGGGAGATCGATGCCAAAGCAAACCGGAGTGAAAGCGAACGGAAATCTAGCGGACGACGAGACCGCGATTAGGAGGAATTGGACCGTCCGCAACGGCGACCCGCTCGTGCACCTCCATATCCGGCAGCCGGCACCACGGCCACGGCCGCGAGGAGGCGAAGAACGTCGTCTGGTCCCGCACCGGATCGCTAAGCTGTCATGGGCGTCCGATCCCGAGGTGTTCTACATGCTCAACGCCGTGGCCCGGCAGAAAGAG CTGTGCGTGGCGATCAACGTGTGCTGGGGTGACCAGAGGGAGAAGGTGTGCGACGCGACGGAGGACGGGAGGAGCTCCATCTCGAGTCGCTCGTCATGGCTAGCCGTGGCCTCGGCCAGATCCAAAGGTAAG ATCTGCAAGCTCATGAAGTACTGCTACTGA
- the LOC100279064 gene encoding uncharacterized protein LOC100279064: MKPQACHGRSMPKQTGVKANGNLADDETAIRRNWTVRNGDPLVHLHIRQPAPRPRPRGGEERRLVPHRIAKLSWASDPEVFYMLNAVARQKELCVAINVCWGDQREKVCDATEDGRSSISSRSSWLAVASARSKDLQAHEVLLLIAGFLLSYGECYMRLDRNRYQNTNSVFGLQDDRSEIIRFKHRSCWNCLVNVVEPTRPSQTRSATYQICRLGRFLQFRQTSMTSVC; the protein is encoded by the exons ATGAAACCACAAGCTTGTCACGGGAGATCGATGCCAAAGCAAACCGGAGTGAAAGCGAACGGAAATCTAGCGGACGACGAGACCGCGATTAGGAGGAATTGGACCGTCCGCAACGGCGACCCGCTCGTGCACCTCCATATCCGGCAGCCGGCACCACGGCCACGGCCGCGAGGAGGCGAAGAACGTCGTCTGGTCCCGCACCGGATCGCTAAGCTGTCATGGGCGTCCGATCCCGAGGTGTTCTACATGCTCAACGCCGTGGCCCGGCAGAAAGAG CTGTGCGTGGCGATCAACGTGTGCTGGGGTGACCAGAGGGAGAAGGTGTGCGACGCGACGGAGGACGGGAGGAGCTCCATCTCGAGTCGCTCGTCATGGCTAGCCGTGGCCTCGGCCAGATCCAAAG ATCTGCAAGCTCATGAAGTACTGCTACTGATAGCTGGTTTCCTTCTTAGTTATGGGGAGTGCTATATGCGATTAGATAGGAACAGATATCAGAACACTAATAGCGTGTTTGGTTTGCAAGATGACCGGTCTGAAATAATCCGATTCAAACACCGAAGCTGCTGGAACTGTTTGGTTAACGTAGTGGAGCCAACTCGTCCGTCACAAACACGTTCAGCAACATACCAAATCTGCAGGTTGGGTCGGTTCCTCCAATTTCGCCAGACAAGTATGACGAGTGTATGCTGA